In Hymenobacter sp. 5317J-9, the following are encoded in one genomic region:
- a CDS encoding DUF4113 domain-containing protein — protein MASTLVRELRGYPCLGLAPSEDGTLARRSLCCSRTFVRPLSAFLDVTGAVSAFAARAAEKLRCQGDAAHLLTVFLGKSRYGLEPPPYSCSTTLTLPGNTSDSIELVCYARAALKKLWQPGHRYTDAGVVLDGLETAGQTQLGLFEAAPVSEKRTHLIAELDALNRRLNRRLNRRLNRRFGHGSVRLAATVRATGQVVAPWEGQAQWCTPQYTTQLEDLLLVG, from the coding sequence ATGGCATCGACGCTGGTACGCGAGCTGCGGGGCTACCCCTGCCTGGGCCTGGCCCCGAGCGAAGACGGCACGCTGGCACGCCGCAGCCTGTGCTGCTCGCGCACGTTCGTCCGGCCCTTGAGCGCCTTTCTCGACGTAACCGGGGCCGTGAGCGCGTTTGCGGCGCGGGCAGCGGAGAAGCTGCGCTGCCAAGGCGACGCGGCCCACCTGCTGACCGTGTTCCTGGGCAAGAGCCGCTACGGCCTAGAGCCCCCGCCCTACTCCTGTTCCACGACCCTCACGCTGCCGGGGAACACCAGTGACTCCATTGAGTTGGTATGCTACGCCCGGGCCGCGCTTAAAAAGCTCTGGCAGCCGGGGCATCGCTACACTGACGCCGGGGTCGTGCTTGACGGCCTGGAGACGGCTGGCCAGACCCAGCTCGGCTTGTTCGAAGCCGCGCCCGTCTCGGAGAAGCGCACCCACCTCATTGCTGAGCTCGACGCGCTGAACCGCCGCCTGAACCGCCGCCTGAACCGCCGCCTGAACCGCCGCTTCGGCCATGGCTCGGTACGCTTGGCCGCCACGGTGCGGGCCACCGGGCAGGTGGTGGCCCCCTGGGAGGGCCAGGCCCAGTGGTGCACGCCCCAATACACGACCCAACTGGAGGATTTGCTCCTCGTGGGCTGA
- a CDS encoding LysR substrate-binding domain-containing protein has translation MSDFRLRVFATVARHLSFTKAGQELFVSQPAVTKHIRELEAQYGQRLLERRGNRVSLTEAGRLLHAHADAAAAAQQQLEDQLLALRDPEEAAGRLRLGASTTLAQYVLPGLLPAFQARYPQVQLSFLNANSERIADALLRGELDLGFVEGRTKSHDLHYEPLLPDELVAVRRVAPGSPLATPLSLAEALAHPLVLRERGSGTLEILEFALRAQHIKLSSLSVALYLDNTEAIKRYLEAAPAALGFVSRRALDRELAAGLLEIVPIKGLHLARQFEALWVQGQVLARPAQRFLSFVQGQFKGAK, from the coding sequence ATGTCCGATTTTCGTCTGCGCGTATTTGCCACCGTGGCCCGGCATCTGAGCTTTACCAAGGCCGGGCAGGAGCTGTTTGTGAGCCAGCCGGCCGTCACCAAGCACATTCGTGAGCTGGAAGCCCAGTACGGCCAGCGCCTGTTGGAGCGGCGCGGCAACCGCGTGAGCCTCACCGAGGCCGGCCGCCTGCTGCACGCCCACGCCGATGCCGCCGCCGCCGCCCAGCAGCAGCTCGAAGACCAGCTCCTGGCCCTGCGTGACCCCGAAGAGGCCGCCGGCCGCCTGCGCCTGGGGGCCAGCACCACCTTGGCCCAGTACGTGCTGCCGGGGTTGCTGCCCGCCTTTCAGGCCCGCTACCCGCAGGTGCAGCTCTCGTTCCTGAACGCCAATTCCGAGCGCATTGCCGATGCCCTACTACGCGGCGAGCTGGATTTGGGCTTTGTAGAAGGCCGCACCAAAAGCCACGACCTGCACTACGAGCCGTTGCTGCCCGACGAGTTGGTGGCCGTGCGCCGCGTCGCGCCCGGTTCCCCGCTCGCCACGCCGCTGTCCTTGGCCGAGGCCCTGGCCCACCCGCTGGTGTTGCGCGAGCGGGGCTCGGGCACGCTGGAAATTCTCGAATTTGCTCTGCGGGCGCAGCACATTAAGCTCAGCAGCCTTTCCGTAGCCCTTTACCTGGACAATACGGAAGCCATCAAGCGCTACCTCGAAGCCGCGCCGGCGGCCCTGGGATTCGTGTCGCGCCGGGCCCTGGACCGCGAGCTGGCGGCTGGACTGCTCGAAATCGTGCCCATCAAAGGGCTGCACCTGGCCCGGCAGTTCGAGGCACTCTGGGTGCAGGGACAGGTGCTGGCCCGGCCGGCCCAGCGGTTTCTGAGCTTCGTGCAGGGGCAATTCAAGGGGGCCAAATAA
- a CDS encoding putative sulfate exporter family transporter, which yields MALPVHSATPQAPDSPLAPAPAQEPAAPEFNETTGFFRHLHTPRVLFGQDFTLKQVVFVLFFVFCLTPWASPPIALALGLVLAQTIGNPFTTQTKKATAKLLQFSVIGLGFGMNAHAAVQAGKEGILFTVVSIFGTLLLGLVVGRWLGLGRHVVHLISCGTAICGGSAIAAIGPVLRAKDEEMSVALGTVFVLNALALFAFPPIGHALAMTQNQFGLWCAIAIHDTSSVVGAAAAYGNKALEVATTVKLARALWIIPISIGTAMIFKQKGVKVKIPYFIFGFIAAMLLNTFVPAAKPLGPVMVNLAKIGLTVTLFFIGAGLSAKVVRSVGIKPYVLGILLWLVISTGSLYVILHTV from the coding sequence ATGGCACTCCCGGTTCATTCCGCAACTCCGCAAGCCCCTGATTCGCCGCTCGCTCCCGCTCCGGCGCAGGAACCGGCCGCTCCTGAATTCAACGAAACCACCGGCTTCTTCCGCCACCTGCACACGCCCCGCGTGCTGTTCGGGCAGGATTTCACCCTGAAGCAGGTGGTGTTCGTGCTGTTCTTCGTGTTCTGCCTCACGCCCTGGGCCTCGCCGCCCATTGCCCTGGCCCTGGGCTTGGTGCTGGCCCAGACCATCGGCAACCCCTTCACTACCCAAACCAAAAAGGCCACGGCCAAGCTGCTGCAGTTCTCGGTTATCGGGCTGGGCTTCGGCATGAACGCCCACGCGGCGGTGCAGGCCGGCAAGGAGGGCATCCTGTTCACGGTGGTGTCCATCTTCGGCACGCTGCTGCTGGGCCTGGTGGTGGGCCGGTGGTTGGGGCTGGGCCGGCACGTGGTGCATCTGATTTCGTGCGGCACCGCCATTTGCGGCGGCTCGGCCATCGCGGCCATCGGGCCGGTGCTGCGGGCCAAGGACGAGGAGATGTCGGTGGCCCTGGGCACGGTGTTCGTGCTCAACGCGCTGGCCCTGTTTGCCTTCCCGCCCATCGGCCACGCGCTGGCCATGACTCAGAACCAGTTCGGCCTTTGGTGCGCCATTGCCATCCACGACACCAGTTCGGTGGTGGGCGCGGCGGCCGCCTACGGCAATAAAGCCCTGGAAGTAGCCACCACCGTGAAGCTGGCCCGGGCCCTGTGGATTATCCCGATTTCCATTGGCACGGCCATGATTTTCAAGCAGAAGGGCGTCAAGGTGAAAATTCCCTATTTCATCTTCGGCTTCATCGCCGCCATGCTGCTCAACACCTTCGTGCCCGCCGCCAAGCCCCTGGGCCCGGTGATGGTGAACCTGGCCAAAATCGGCCTCACGGTGACGCTGTTTTTCATCGGCGCGGGCCTGTCGGCCAAGGTGGTGCGCTCGGTGGGCATCAAGCCCTACGTGCTGGGCATCCTGCTCTGGTTGGTGATTTCGACTGGCTCGCTCTACGTGATTCTGCACACGGTATAG
- a CDS encoding MBL fold metallo-hydrolase: MRITKYIHSCLLFELDGQQILFDPGKFSFIEGLVHPEVFKDVSVIIITHNHPDHLDVAALQKIVALRQVIIISNREVATELQAHGLTVQIHEEGRLDLGVFQLLALPVQHEAILDSPLPQMTAWLVNGKVLNPADSFANNLLPFAGVEMLLLPVTAPFLTELVVADFALKMRPRQILPVHDGYLKPFFIQQRYENYGPYFEKHGIVFHRLAEPGDAITLP, from the coding sequence ATGCGCATCACCAAATACATTCATTCCTGTTTGCTGTTCGAACTCGACGGCCAACAGATTCTTTTCGACCCGGGCAAGTTTTCCTTCATCGAAGGCTTGGTGCACCCCGAGGTTTTCAAAGACGTATCGGTCATCATCATCACCCACAACCACCCCGACCACCTCGACGTGGCGGCGCTGCAGAAAATCGTGGCCCTGCGTCAGGTCATTATCATCTCTAACCGCGAGGTGGCAACCGAACTGCAAGCGCACGGCCTCACGGTGCAAATCCACGAGGAAGGTCGCCTAGACTTGGGCGTGTTTCAGCTGCTGGCCCTTCCGGTGCAGCACGAGGCCATTCTCGACAGCCCCTTGCCGCAAATGACCGCCTGGCTGGTGAATGGCAAGGTGCTAAATCCCGCCGACTCTTTTGCTAACAATTTGTTGCCCTTCGCGGGGGTGGAAATGCTCCTGCTGCCCGTCACCGCGCCTTTTCTCACGGAGCTGGTGGTGGCCGATTTCGCCCTGAAAATGCGTCCCAGGCAAATTTTGCCCGTACACGACGGCTACCTCAAGCCCTTCTTCATCCAGCAGCGCTACGAGAACTACGGGCCGTATTTTGAGAAGCACGGCATCGTGTTTCACCGGCTGGCCGAACCGGGCGATGCCATTACCCTCCCGTAG
- a CDS encoding DUF202 domain-containing protein, producing MPLPPPTNPLALSDRLALQRTRLANERTLLTYVRTSLALVGFGLALLQFHPERGGRLGYSALAVAGLVLTVGLLRFRAHRRELAACQLVAGGGS from the coding sequence ATGCCGTTACCCCCCCCCACCAACCCACTCGCCCTCTCGGACCGGCTGGCCCTGCAACGGACCCGGCTGGCCAATGAGCGCACTTTGCTCACCTACGTGCGCACCAGCCTGGCGCTGGTGGGCTTCGGGCTGGCGCTCCTTCAGTTTCACCCCGAGCGGGGCGGCCGGTTGGGTTACTCCGCGCTGGCCGTGGCGGGGCTGGTGCTGACGGTCGGGCTGCTGCGCTTTCGGGCGCACCGCCGGGAATTGGCGGCCTGCCAGCTAGTGGCTGGCGGCGGTAGTTGA
- a CDS encoding YncE family protein, protein MKFPLLPGLLLISSVAAAQVVSHRDRVYTADQISNTVSVIDPMDNKLLGQIILGKPQPDLLSALYKGQALVHGLGASSDHKLLAVVSVGSNNVTFIETATNVIKGSVYVGRAPHEATFRPDGKEAWITVRGEDYLSVIDVATMRETRRVPVPNGPGQIAFSPDGKRAFVCSSFSPELAVVDVATYKVIKKVPVVSPFSPNIFPTKDGQQIWFTHKDVGKVSVLDTKTLTISGVLTTGPVTNHVATVDVAAGKLAYVTVGGEDVVKVYSRAPGFKQLATIPVGLIRTASGPRATAAGCTWAWKTATPPWPSARPATGCWPKSR, encoded by the coding sequence ATGAAATTCCCTCTCCTCCCCGGCCTGCTGCTCATTTCCAGCGTGGCGGCGGCTCAGGTCGTCAGCCACCGCGACCGGGTGTACACCGCCGACCAGATTTCCAACACCGTCTCGGTTATCGACCCCATGGATAACAAGCTGCTGGGCCAGATTATTCTGGGTAAGCCGCAGCCCGACTTGCTCTCGGCGCTCTACAAGGGGCAGGCGCTGGTACACGGCCTGGGTGCTTCGTCCGACCATAAGCTGCTGGCCGTGGTGTCGGTGGGCTCCAACAACGTGACCTTCATCGAAACGGCCACTAACGTCATCAAAGGCAGCGTGTACGTGGGGCGGGCCCCGCACGAGGCCACCTTCCGGCCCGATGGCAAGGAGGCCTGGATAACGGTGCGCGGCGAGGACTACCTATCGGTGATTGACGTGGCCACGATGCGCGAAACCCGCCGTGTGCCCGTGCCCAACGGCCCCGGCCAGATTGCCTTCAGCCCCGACGGCAAGCGCGCCTTTGTGTGCTCCAGCTTCTCGCCCGAGCTGGCCGTGGTGGACGTGGCCACTTACAAAGTCATCAAAAAGGTGCCGGTGGTGAGCCCCTTCTCGCCCAACATCTTCCCCACCAAAGACGGCCAGCAAATCTGGTTCACCCACAAGGATGTGGGCAAGGTATCGGTACTGGATACCAAGACGCTCACCATCAGCGGCGTGCTGACAACCGGCCCCGTCACCAACCACGTGGCCACGGTGGATGTGGCGGCCGGCAAGCTGGCCTACGTGACCGTAGGCGGCGAGGACGTAGTGAAGGTGTACAGCCGCGCCCCGGGCTTCAAGCAGCTGGCCACCATTCCGGTGGGGCTAATCCGCACGGCATCTGGCCCTCGGGCGACGGCAGCCGGATGTACGTGGGCCTGGAAAACGGCGACTCCGCCGTGGCCATCAGCACGGCCAGCAACCGGGTGCTGGCCAAAATCAAGGTAG
- a CDS encoding DUF305 domain-containing protein, with amino-acid sequence MTKPFLFLLAFTFGGVATARAQHHTPAGTTSMPGTTHSMTGMTGLKMDHTAAPGTPVAAFQHGMDSVMVVMDEGMRRMEGARPDDIDASFAAMMLPHHQGAVDMARLQLLYGKDPALRRLAQSIIAEQQVEIQQMAAWLKQHPVGTQNPGK; translated from the coding sequence ATGACCAAACCCTTCCTCTTTTTGCTGGCCTTCACCTTCGGCGGAGTCGCGACGGCCCGCGCCCAACACCATACCCCGGCTGGTACTACATCAATGCCGGGCACGACCCACTCCATGACGGGCATGACCGGCCTGAAGATGGACCACACAGCCGCGCCCGGCACCCCGGTCGCCGCCTTCCAGCACGGCATGGATTCGGTGATGGTGGTGATGGACGAGGGCATGCGCCGCATGGAGGGGGCCCGCCCCGACGACATCGACGCCAGCTTCGCGGCCATGATGCTGCCCCACCACCAGGGGGCCGTGGACATGGCCCGTCTGCAGTTGCTGTACGGCAAGGACCCCGCCCTGCGCCGCCTGGCCCAAAGCATCATCGCCGAGCAGCAGGTCGAGATTCAGCAGATGGCTGCCTGGCTGAAACAGCACCCCGTGGGCACGCAGAATCCTGGCAAATAG
- a CDS encoding LytTR family DNA-binding domain-containing protein, giving the protein MRPIRTLLVDDEPLARSLLRELLADFPALTVTGEAANGTEALAALQTGAYDVVFLDVQMPDLDGVQVLGRLREAGQPLPLVVFVTAYDQYAVQAFALHAVDYLLKPLDPDRFADCVRRVQQQLRLRQYQARVPELEALLHSWTAPAADYQDQFLVKLPERSFFVPAAEVCYFEASGNGVQLHAAGRHYPLRTALGQLAERLDPAVFLRIHRSCIVNPAHIVDFRHWSHGEYLFRMANGQHVTSSRSYSAGVQQLLKRFA; this is encoded by the coding sequence ATGAGGCCCATCCGCACGCTGCTGGTCGACGACGAGCCGCTGGCGCGCAGCCTGCTGCGGGAGCTGCTGGCCGATTTTCCGGCGCTGACCGTGACGGGCGAAGCCGCGAACGGCACCGAAGCCTTGGCCGCCCTGCAAACCGGCGCGTACGACGTCGTCTTTCTCGATGTGCAAATGCCCGACCTCGATGGCGTGCAGGTGCTGGGCCGGCTGCGGGAAGCCGGCCAGCCGCTCCCGCTGGTGGTGTTCGTGACGGCCTACGACCAGTACGCGGTGCAGGCCTTCGCGCTCCACGCTGTCGATTACCTGCTCAAACCGCTGGACCCCGACCGGTTTGCCGACTGCGTACGCCGGGTGCAGCAGCAGCTACGCCTGCGCCAGTACCAGGCCCGCGTCCCCGAGCTGGAGGCCCTGCTGCACAGCTGGACCGCCCCGGCAGCTGACTACCAGGACCAGTTCCTGGTGAAGCTGCCGGAGCGCAGCTTCTTCGTGCCGGCCGCCGAGGTGTGCTACTTCGAGGCCAGCGGCAACGGCGTGCAGCTACACGCGGCCGGCCGGCACTACCCGCTGCGCACGGCCCTGGGCCAGCTGGCCGAGCGGCTCGACCCGGCCGTGTTCCTGCGCATCCACCGCTCGTGCATCGTCAACCCGGCCCACATCGTGGACTTCAGGCACTGGTCGCACGGCGAGTACCTGTTTCGCATGGCCAACGGCCAGCACGTCACCTCCTCGCGCAGCTACAGCGCCGGCGTACAGCAGCTGCTCAAGCGATTTGCCTGA
- a CDS encoding histidine kinase — protein sequence MSTTARPLERQLSPPLVSGSTIALAWLLFSGFMVLLIFVQNLSAGTPTDWREALGGRLLHGLIWGLLTPVVFALAARFNLTERRHRLWHLLAHAAASYVLTLVYRLGYAAVMHGSGATPGGFSLHTVVANANNWVPIYWMLLCIAYAVQYRERYREGRVRAAQLETQLVQAQLQALKMQLQPHFLFNSMNAVSALMTQDVKAARRMLAQLSQFLRLVLEGTDEQEVTLEQELRLTRLYLEIEQTRFPDRLAVRYDIAPDTEGALLPALLLQPVVENAVRHGLAPRAGAGELAVRAEKQGDRLVLQVHDNGQGAADTAARGIGLRNLESRLTTLYGPDYALAVESAPACGYCLRLSIPFRLAAAGVTHLSA from the coding sequence ATGAGTACGACCGCACGGCCCCTGGAACGGCAACTATCTCCGCCCCTGGTGAGCGGCTCCACCATTGCCCTGGCGTGGCTGCTGTTCAGCGGGTTCATGGTGCTGCTGATTTTTGTGCAGAACCTCTCGGCCGGCACGCCCACTGACTGGCGCGAGGCCCTGGGCGGGCGGCTGTTGCACGGCCTGATTTGGGGCCTGCTCACGCCAGTGGTGTTCGCCCTGGCGGCCCGCTTCAACCTCACCGAACGCCGGCACCGCCTCTGGCACCTGCTGGCCCACGCGGCGGCTAGCTACGTCCTGACCCTGGTGTACCGCCTGGGCTACGCCGCCGTGATGCACGGCAGCGGGGCCACGCCGGGCGGCTTCTCCCTGCATACCGTTGTGGCCAATGCCAACAACTGGGTGCCCATCTACTGGATGCTGCTGTGCATCGCCTACGCCGTGCAGTACCGCGAGCGGTACCGCGAAGGCCGGGTGCGGGCCGCCCAGCTCGAAACCCAGCTGGTGCAGGCCCAGCTGCAGGCCCTGAAAATGCAGCTTCAGCCGCACTTTCTCTTCAACTCGATGAACGCCGTCTCAGCCCTGATGACCCAGGACGTGAAGGCCGCCCGGCGCATGTTGGCCCAGCTCAGCCAGTTTCTGCGGCTGGTGCTGGAAGGCACCGACGAGCAGGAGGTGACCCTGGAACAGGAGCTGCGCCTCACGCGCCTCTACCTCGAAATCGAGCAAACCCGCTTCCCCGACCGGCTAGCCGTGCGCTACGACATCGCCCCCGATACCGAGGGCGCGCTGCTGCCTGCCCTGCTGCTGCAGCCGGTGGTGGAAAACGCCGTGCGCCACGGCCTGGCGCCCCGCGCCGGGGCCGGCGAGCTGGCCGTGCGGGCCGAAAAACAGGGCGACCGACTCGTGCTGCAAGTGCACGACAACGGCCAGGGCGCGGCCGATACCGCCGCCCGGGGCATCGGCCTGCGCAACCTGGAAAGCCGCCTGACTACGCTCTACGGCCCAGACTACGCCCTGGCGGTGGAGTCGGCCCCGGCGTGCGGCTACTGCCTGCGCCTGTCCATCCCGTTCCGGCTGGCAGCGGCCGGGGTTACGCATCTATCCGCATGA
- a CDS encoding DUF4158 domain-containing protein, with product MARYLFLLDATQRRAFDQPPVFNPPQRQLFFALPDWATRSLATLLAPHSRGGFVLQVGYFKTTGCFFPVDRFLATDQAYVQQRYHLGAVEWTRYGKVTRFNHQQQILQQFGIPPFEQVEAAVRQQVTHFARLLGPPFSVSIQALSCLLWLKSFSPMLTRRPVDPLKRPSWRPGQRGGGGFRYL from the coding sequence ATGGCCCGCTACTTGTTTTTACTCGACGCGACCCAGCGCCGTGCCTTCGACCAGCCCCCTGTTTTCAATCCGCCCCAGCGGCAGCTCTTCTTTGCGTTGCCCGACTGGGCCACCCGGTCTCTGGCTACGCTGCTGGCCCCGCACAGCCGGGGCGGCTTCGTACTGCAGGTCGGCTACTTCAAGACGACGGGGTGCTTCTTTCCCGTGGACCGGTTCCTGGCGACTGACCAGGCGTACGTGCAGCAGCGTTACCACTTGGGAGCGGTGGAGTGGACGCGCTACGGCAAGGTCACCCGCTTTAACCACCAGCAGCAGATTCTGCAGCAATTCGGGATTCCGCCCTTCGAGCAGGTCGAAGCCGCCGTGCGCCAGCAAGTGACGCATTTCGCCCGCCTATTAGGACCGCCTTTTTCCGTATCTATTCAGGCACTGTCCTGCCTGCTTTGGCTGAAATCATTTTCTCCGATGCTGACCCGAAGGCCCGTTGACCCGCTAAAAAGGCCATCCTGGAGGCCAGGCCAGCGCGGCGGCGGCGGGTTTCGCTACCTTTAA
- a CDS encoding XRE family transcriptional regulator, which translates to MVAADPRLKQIAQKLKQLRLDKGYSSYEAFAFDHELPRVGYGRHEKGSNLTLKSLLRLLDIHQISLADFFADMPAHQAVASADAI; encoded by the coding sequence ATGGTAGCTGCTGACCCGCGCCTAAAACAGATTGCCCAGAAGCTGAAGCAACTGCGGTTGGATAAAGGCTATTCTTCGTATGAAGCGTTTGCGTTCGACCACGAATTGCCCCGCGTCGGGTACGGTCGCCACGAAAAAGGCAGCAACCTCACCCTGAAAAGCTTGTTGCGGTTGCTGGATATCCACCAGATAAGTCTGGCGGACTTTTTTGCCGATATGCCGGCGCACCAAGCGGTTGCGTCGGCGGATGCGATATAA
- a CDS encoding RepB family plasmid replication initiator protein has translation MPAKKAITLNAEPPALPSDLFIGCSLDFEQVEARLFTVALGQLTNNSQRLAFQLSFGDVLPDGNVDDQFNRLDKAQKRLMQPLKYEGLRLGKRFSHRIPLFTEMNIDQDTGLVTGVFNDYLREQLLDLAAGYAPAQLESLFLRR, from the coding sequence ATGCCCGCTAAAAAAGCCATTACCCTCAATGCCGAGCCCCCGGCGCTTCCGAGCGACTTGTTCATTGGCTGCTCATTAGACTTCGAGCAGGTGGAGGCCCGCCTCTTCACCGTTGCCTTGGGTCAACTGACCAACAATTCCCAACGGCTTGCTTTTCAGCTGAGCTTCGGGGACGTTCTGCCGGACGGGAACGTGGATGACCAGTTCAACCGGCTGGATAAGGCCCAGAAGCGTCTCATGCAGCCCTTGAAATACGAGGGCCTGCGGCTAGGCAAGCGCTTTAGCCACCGCATTCCCCTGTTCACTGAGATGAACATCGACCAGGACACCGGGCTGGTGACCGGCGTGTTCAACGACTACCTGAGAGAACAGTTGCTGGACCTGGCCGCCGGGTACGCCCCCGCCCAGTTGGAGTCGCTGTTCCTGCGCCGCTAG
- a CDS encoding replication initiation protein, with protein MDAVTPNDPEVDILSKLFVRSPQAFSPEEARLFALALNSLARNAQQATFQLAFSDIIPGGNEDGKQYSKLVVATKRLMQAVRFTTFQQGNSCSEYLLLFSTLGMNTDTGLITGKFNPDLKAHLLDLGERFTTADLESLLMRRQ; from the coding sequence ATGGACGCGGTTACCCCCAACGACCCGGAGGTTGATATTCTGAGCAAATTGTTTGTTCGCTCCCCGCAGGCTTTCAGCCCAGAGGAAGCCCGCCTCTTTGCCCTGGCCCTGAACAGCCTGGCCCGGAACGCGCAACAAGCGACTTTCCAGCTGGCATTCAGCGACATCATCCCGGGCGGGAACGAGGATGGGAAGCAGTACTCGAAGCTGGTGGTGGCCACTAAGCGGCTCATGCAGGCCGTTCGGTTCACCACCTTCCAACAAGGGAACAGTTGCAGTGAATACTTGCTGTTGTTTTCCACCCTGGGGATGAACACGGACACCGGGCTGATAACGGGCAAGTTCAACCCCGACCTGAAAGCGCATCTGCTGGACTTGGGCGAAAGGTTTACCACCGCCGACCTGGAATCGTTGCTCATGCGGCGCCAATAG